One genomic segment of Paenibacillus sp. FSL H8-0332 includes these proteins:
- the cobA gene encoding uroporphyrinogen-III C-methyltransferase, producing the protein MKQGSISIVGAGPGDPELITLKALRRIQHADVILYDRLVNEELLDYAPGDAVRIYCGKAPGLHSMPQETTERLMIRHAAAGSHVVRLKGGDPFVFGRGGEEALSAAAAGIPYEVIPGITSAVGAAASAGIPLTHRGVAASFAIVTGSRCQTQDSPLRWDALAHGVDTLVIYMGVSKLGEICKELLIHGKDPQTPVALIENGTTVRERIVTGTLGNIDKVAAAMKISNPAIIIIGEVVQVRAELLSLQEAVRSQIG; encoded by the coding sequence ATGAAGCAGGGCAGCATATCCATTGTAGGCGCAGGTCCGGGTGATCCCGAGCTGATAACATTGAAGGCGCTGCGGCGCATTCAACATGCCGATGTGATTCTGTACGACCGGCTGGTGAATGAGGAGCTGCTGGACTATGCCCCAGGCGATGCGGTGCGCATCTACTGCGGTAAAGCGCCGGGACTGCATTCGATGCCGCAGGAGACCACGGAGCGGCTGATGATCCGCCATGCCGCAGCCGGAAGCCACGTGGTCCGGTTGAAGGGCGGCGACCCGTTCGTGTTCGGCAGGGGCGGGGAAGAAGCGTTGTCCGCAGCCGCAGCCGGTATTCCCTATGAGGTGATTCCCGGAATCACCTCGGCGGTCGGCGCAGCCGCTTCTGCGGGCATTCCGCTGACCCATCGCGGTGTGGCGGCCTCCTTCGCTATCGTGACCGGCAGCCGCTGCCAGACCCAAGATTCGCCGCTGCGCTGGGATGCGCTGGCACACGGTGTGGATACGCTTGTGATTTATATGGGCGTAAGCAAGCTGGGGGAGATCTGCAAGGAACTGCTGATACACGGCAAAGATCCGCAGACCCCGGTTGCCTTAATTGAGAACGGAACAACGGTGCGCGAACGGATCGTGACCGGCACGCTTGGCAATATCGACAAGGTCGCCGCAGCGATGAAGATCAGCAATCCGGCCATCATTATTATCGGTGAAGTCGTCCAGGTCAGAGCGGAGCTGCTCAGTCTACAGGAAGCCGTACGTTCGCAGATCGGGTGA
- a CDS encoding iron-sulfur cluster biosynthesis family protein — translation MQIELNATTRERLEQSLAGKPGQFKMFYDTEDCGCNGILVIRVVSEPSPTDIVFQTEPFTFLCDRQQELLFDDVMRLEAEAGYPAYKLTSDSTLFGSNIRVQDARN, via the coding sequence ATGCAGATTGAACTTAATGCAACCACCCGCGAACGGCTGGAGCAGAGTCTGGCCGGGAAGCCCGGTCAATTCAAAATGTTCTACGATACGGAGGACTGCGGCTGTAACGGCATACTGGTCATCCGGGTAGTCAGCGAGCCTTCGCCGACCGATATTGTGTTTCAGACCGAGCCGTTTACCTTCCTCTGTGACCGCCAGCAGGAATTGCTGTTCGATGACGTTATGCGCCTCGAAGCAGAGGCTGGATATCCGGCCTACAAGCTGACGAGTGATTCCACCTTGTTCGGGAGCAATATCAGGGTGCAGGATGCACGGAACTGA
- a CDS encoding SDR family oxidoreductase: MRLHNKVAVVTGAASGMGKAIAVLYAKEGAKVVVADIHLEAAETVAGDIKAGGGEALAVQANVADESDIQNLIDSTVNTYGTVDILVNNAGIMDNFEPAGDVEDESWERVLAVNTTSVMRATRKVLPIFLEKQQGVIINVASVGGLFGARAGAAYTASKHAVIGFTKNTGFMYAAKGIRCNAIAPGGVETNIGTTMTHINPFGMERTQPGMALNPRMGQPAEIAQLALFLASEEAGFVNGAVITADGGWTAY; the protein is encoded by the coding sequence ATGAGACTTCACAACAAAGTAGCAGTAGTGACCGGAGCGGCATCCGGGATGGGGAAGGCGATTGCCGTCCTGTATGCGAAGGAAGGGGCCAAGGTCGTAGTGGCGGATATTCATCTGGAGGCTGCGGAGACGGTGGCCGGTGACATTAAAGCTGGCGGCGGGGAAGCCCTAGCGGTACAAGCGAATGTTGCAGATGAGTCTGATATCCAGAATCTGATCGACAGTACAGTCAACACTTACGGCACAGTAGATATTCTGGTGAATAATGCGGGGATCATGGATAATTTTGAACCGGCGGGTGATGTTGAGGATGAGAGCTGGGAGCGGGTTCTCGCTGTCAATACAACTTCGGTGATGCGTGCTACGCGCAAGGTACTGCCTATTTTCCTGGAAAAACAACAGGGTGTTATCATTAACGTTGCCTCGGTAGGCGGTCTGTTCGGTGCCCGTGCCGGTGCGGCTTATACAGCCTCGAAGCATGCGGTTATCGGCTTTACGAAGAACACCGGATTCATGTATGCTGCCAAGGGAATCCGCTGCAATGCGATTGCGCCGGGCGGCGTGGAGACCAATATTGGTACAACCATGACCCATATCAATCCATTTGGCATGGAACGTACACAGCCGGGTATGGCGCTTAATCCACGGATGGGCCAGCCCGCTGAAATCGCACAGCTCGCCTTGTTCCTGGCTTCAGAGGAAGCAGGCTTTGTGAATGGGGCTGTCATTACCGCAGACGGCGGATGGACTGCTTATTAG
- a CDS encoding FGGY family carbohydrate kinase yields MITAGLDIGTTSISGLLYDLEKRTILCSITEAQASLPFSLNQEWERLQDPELMVKQVEHILERLLAHQPEVTGIGLTGQMHGIVYLDTSGRAIGPLHTWQDGRAGQLTGGMDSPTYAQQFSDLTGYTVAPGYGLATHYYNVSGQLVPEHAVGFCTIADYIAMRLVNGDIPLIDATQAAGIGGFSLGTGDFDRTAISMAGIDCSLLPKVVPSGTAIGSTAQGIPVYTSLGDNQASFLGSVPQPGESLLLNIGTGSQLSAWVPDCANAPSTMEVRPFPGGGVLMVGAALSGGKSYALLEGFFRQLITAYTGEAPTDVYSLMSRLLSEEVLGSGSTGLTVNTQFLGTRTDPEKRGSVEGITLENFTPGGLAHAFLQGMVDELHSSLAELEQQGAGTFSRLIGSGNALRSNPVLCVKFEAAFGRPLELGEHAEEAAVGAALCAAVGGREIASFREAGAYLRAEPN; encoded by the coding sequence ATGATTACGGCCGGACTAGATATCGGAACCACATCCATCTCCGGGCTGCTCTACGATCTGGAGAAACGTACGATTCTGTGTAGTATTACAGAAGCACAAGCGAGCCTGCCTTTCAGCCTGAATCAGGAATGGGAGCGGCTGCAGGACCCGGAATTGATGGTGAAGCAGGTGGAACATATACTTGAACGTCTGCTGGCGCACCAGCCGGAAGTAACGGGAATTGGTTTAACCGGGCAGATGCATGGCATTGTCTATTTGGATACAAGCGGGAGAGCTATAGGTCCGCTGCATACCTGGCAGGATGGACGGGCGGGACAGCTCACCGGAGGGATGGATAGTCCTACCTATGCGCAGCAGTTCAGTGACCTTACCGGTTACACTGTAGCTCCCGGCTATGGACTCGCCACCCATTACTATAATGTGTCCGGGCAGCTTGTCCCTGAGCACGCAGTCGGCTTCTGCACGATTGCGGACTATATTGCGATGAGGCTGGTGAACGGTGATATTCCCCTGATCGATGCAACGCAGGCAGCGGGGATCGGGGGCTTCAGTCTGGGGACAGGGGATTTCGATAGAACCGCGATTAGTATGGCCGGCATCGATTGTTCGTTATTGCCGAAGGTCGTACCCTCCGGGACGGCAATCGGTAGCACGGCACAAGGCATTCCCGTATACACTTCGCTCGGAGATAATCAGGCCAGCTTCCTGGGCAGTGTGCCACAGCCCGGGGAATCCCTGCTGCTGAACATCGGCACAGGGAGCCAGCTCTCGGCCTGGGTGCCTGACTGCGCCAACGCTCCTTCCACTATGGAGGTACGCCCGTTCCCAGGCGGCGGGGTGCTGATGGTGGGAGCCGCCCTGAGTGGCGGCAAGTCTTATGCCCTGCTGGAGGGATTCTTCCGGCAGCTGATTACCGCATACACCGGAGAAGCGCCGACAGATGTCTATTCCCTGATGTCCAGGCTGCTCAGTGAAGAGGTGCTTGGAAGCGGCAGCACTGGACTTACAGTGAACACACAGTTTCTGGGGACGAGGACAGACCCGGAGAAGCGCGGCAGTGTGGAGGGAATCACGCTGGAGAATTTTACTCCCGGCGGGCTGGCCCATGCTTTTCTGCAAGGGATGGTAGATGAATTGCACAGCTCCCTGGCAGAGCTTGAACAGCAGGGCGCGGGCACATTCAGCCGCCTTATAGGCTCAGGCAATGCGCTGCGGAGTAATCCGGTGCTGTGCGTAAAGTTCGAAGCAGCCTTCGGACGGCCTCTTGAGCTCGGTGAGCATGCTGAAGAAGCGGCGGTAGGGGCGGCACTTTGTGCCGCTGTCGGCGGCAGGGAGATCGCAAGCTTCAGAGAAGCAGGGGCTTATCTTAGAGCAGAGCCTAACTGA
- a CDS encoding type 1 glutamine amidotransferase family protein, translating to MHNRQAYLYVFNTMSDWEYGYLAAELNTGRYFKKGAASLRVITVSATKEKVTTMGGLTVQPDLTLEECRLASGDLLILPGGNTWGEAENQPVLDRAHEALKLGVAVAAICGVTMALADKGYLDSVPHTSNNLDYLKMVSPGYKGEAYHEDGPVAVSGKLVTASGIAPLEFAREVLRVLEVFAPATLDAWYSLNKTQETEFFFQLMGSLDQE from the coding sequence ATGCACAACAGACAAGCTTATCTATATGTATTCAATACGATGTCAGACTGGGAATACGGGTATTTGGCCGCTGAACTGAACACAGGAAGATACTTCAAAAAGGGGGCAGCATCATTAAGAGTCATCACAGTATCCGCCACCAAAGAAAAGGTTACAACTATGGGCGGACTGACTGTACAGCCGGATCTCACCTTGGAGGAGTGCAGATTGGCCAGCGGCGATCTTTTGATTTTGCCTGGAGGGAATACGTGGGGAGAGGCGGAGAATCAGCCGGTTTTGGATAGGGCTCACGAAGCGCTCAAGCTCGGTGTTGCCGTTGCTGCTATCTGTGGCGTGACCATGGCGCTGGCGGATAAAGGTTATCTGGATTCTGTCCCGCATACAAGCAACAACCTGGATTACCTGAAAATGGTCAGCCCCGGTTATAAAGGGGAAGCTTATCATGAGGATGGGCCTGTAGCTGTCAGCGGGAAGCTGGTCACGGCATCGGGTATCGCTCCTCTGGAGTTCGCGAGGGAAGTGCTGAGGGTCTTAGAGGTATTTGCTCCAGCTACCTTGGATGCATGGTACAGTCTTAATAAGACACAGGAGACCGAATTCTTTTTCCAGCTAATGGGCTCGTTAGATCAGGAATGA